The following proteins come from a genomic window of Paenibacillus spongiae:
- the ccpA gene encoding catabolite control protein A, which translates to MTVTIYDVAREAGVSMATVSRVVNNNPNVKPQTRKKVFEAIERLGYRPNAVARGLASKKTTTVGVVIPDISNAIFAEVARGIEDIANMYHYNIILCNADKKKDKEIRVINTLLEKQVDGLLFMGGTVTEEHAQAFKTANVPIVLCATTDENGAIPSVDIDHEAAAFDAVQLLIKQGHTSIGMISGTLQDPANGYARFQGYKRALQSAGIPYDEELVRIGNYRYESGVDAMKYFLELPKRPTAVFSATDEMAIGAIHCIQDYGLKVPEDISVISVDNSRMASMVRPQLTAVAQPMYDIGAVSMRLLTKLMKKETVEHAKVVLPHEVVTRQSVGNK; encoded by the coding sequence GTGACGGTAACTATTTATGATGTAGCAAGAGAAGCAGGCGTTTCGATGGCAACGGTTTCCAGGGTCGTGAATAATAACCCGAACGTGAAGCCTCAAACGCGGAAGAAAGTATTCGAAGCGATCGAACGACTGGGCTATCGTCCCAATGCCGTCGCGCGTGGTTTAGCGAGCAAGAAAACAACGACCGTTGGCGTCGTAATTCCTGATATTTCGAATGCGATCTTCGCCGAAGTCGCACGGGGTATCGAAGATATCGCAAACATGTACCACTATAATATTATTCTGTGTAACGCGGACAAGAAGAAGGACAAAGAAATCCGCGTCATCAACACGCTGCTGGAGAAACAGGTAGACGGGCTATTGTTCATGGGCGGAACGGTAACGGAAGAGCATGCGCAAGCTTTCAAAACAGCTAACGTTCCGATTGTGCTCTGTGCAACGACGGATGAGAACGGCGCTATCCCTTCGGTCGATATCGACCACGAAGCGGCTGCATTCGATGCCGTTCAGCTCCTGATCAAGCAAGGACATACCTCGATCGGAATGATTAGCGGAACGCTTCAGGATCCGGCTAACGGCTACGCCCGCTTCCAAGGGTATAAGCGTGCGCTGCAATCGGCAGGTATCCCGTATGACGAGGAGCTTGTACGCATCGGCAATTACCGGTATGAATCCGGCGTAGATGCGATGAAGTACTTCCTGGAGCTGCCTAAGCGCCCAACGGCGGTATTCTCGGCAACGGATGAGATGGCCATCGGCGCCATTCATTGCATTCAAGATTACGGCCTTAAAGTTCCGGAAGATATTTCGGTTATCAGCGTAGATAATAGCCGAATGGCTTCAATGGTGCGTCCGCAGCTTACTGCAGTGGCACAGCCGATGTATGATATCGGTGCGGTCTCCATGCGTCTACTGACGAAACTAATGAAGAAGGAAACGGTCGAACATGCGAAGGTCGTACTTCCGCACGAGGTCGTAACACGCCAATCGGTGGGCAATAAATAA
- a CDS encoding 5'-methylthioadenosine/adenosylhomocysteine nucleosidase, with protein MASTYNKIGIIGAMAEEIDLLHKHVQTSVSFEKAGITYVEGTLHGRPVIFCKSGVGKVNAAVCTQLMIDAGVDCVLFTGVAGAVDPSLNIGDIVVSTTCLQHDMDCTPLGFARGQVPYQDVWEYEADSRLIELALDACDRLFPGRSVRGKVLSGDQFVASREAVRLLHEELNGACTEMEGAALAQVCAMNDTPFVVIRAMSDKADGSAHVNFSEFTVEAAVNSHRIIDDMIQRM; from the coding sequence ATGGCATCGACGTACAACAAGATTGGTATCATCGGTGCGATGGCAGAAGAGATTGACCTGCTCCATAAGCATGTTCAGACGTCGGTATCGTTCGAGAAGGCGGGCATTACGTATGTAGAAGGAACCCTTCACGGGCGTCCGGTTATTTTCTGCAAATCCGGCGTCGGCAAAGTGAACGCGGCGGTTTGTACGCAGCTGATGATTGATGCGGGTGTAGACTGCGTGCTGTTCACAGGCGTGGCAGGCGCAGTAGATCCATCCTTGAATATTGGGGATATCGTCGTTTCGACGACATGCCTTCAGCATGATATGGACTGTACCCCGCTCGGCTTTGCCCGCGGACAAGTTCCGTATCAGGACGTATGGGAATATGAAGCGGATTCCCGTCTAATCGAGCTTGCGCTTGATGCTTGCGATCGGTTGTTTCCCGGGCGGAGCGTACGGGGCAAGGTGCTGTCCGGAGACCAGTTCGTCGCTTCCCGCGAAGCGGTTCGGCTCCTTCATGAAGAGTTGAACGGAGCATGTACGGAAATGGAAGGCGCCGCTCTTGCGCAGGTTTGCGCTATGAACGATACGCCGTTCGTCGTCATTCGCGCGATGTCGGACAAAGCGGACGGTTCCGCGCATGTTAACTTCTCCGAATTTACGGTTGAAGCGGCAGTAAATTCACATCGTATCATTGACGATATGATTCAGCGAATGTAA
- the tyrS gene encoding tyrosine--tRNA ligase, which produces MKFEQLTPEQQQEVERQLSVIRRGVVEIVPEDELKEKIANSVATNKPLNVKLGLDPSAPDIHIGHTVVLHKLRQFQELGHQVQLIIGDFTGRIGDPTGKSETRKQLSEEDVKRNAETYQTQIYKVLDKARTKVYYNSQWLGALNFADVLTLSAKVTVARMLERDDFKKRYVSGLPIGIHEFFYPLMQGYDSVALETDVELGGTDQTFNLLMGRVLQKEYGKSPQVAITTPLIEGLDGVQKMSKSLGNYIGIDEEPNQIYGKAMSVPDELMVKYYELATDLSNEQLEDLRQGLANGTMHPRDAKMQLARIFVRMYHGEQAAEEAEQHFITVFQQRALPEDIEEAAVPAGELDNGRIRIVKLLTLLDLQSSGSEARRSIQQGAVKINEEKFTDPNAEVVPNTGDVLQVGKRKFVKLRVDA; this is translated from the coding sequence GTGAAATTTGAGCAACTGACGCCGGAGCAGCAGCAGGAGGTCGAACGCCAATTGAGCGTAATCCGCCGCGGCGTAGTCGAGATCGTGCCAGAGGATGAGCTAAAAGAGAAAATTGCCAATTCCGTGGCTACGAACAAGCCATTGAATGTGAAGCTGGGACTCGATCCATCCGCACCGGATATTCATATCGGGCATACGGTTGTGCTGCATAAACTGCGTCAATTTCAAGAGCTTGGCCACCAAGTACAGCTAATTATCGGCGATTTTACGGGACGGATCGGAGATCCGACGGGCAAATCCGAAACCCGCAAGCAGCTGAGTGAAGAAGATGTGAAGCGGAATGCAGAGACGTACCAGACTCAAATATACAAGGTTTTGGATAAAGCCCGGACGAAGGTATACTACAATTCCCAGTGGCTGGGAGCGCTGAACTTTGCCGACGTCCTGACTTTGTCCGCCAAAGTCACCGTTGCGCGCATGCTGGAGAGGGATGACTTTAAGAAGAGATATGTATCCGGTTTGCCAATCGGCATTCACGAGTTCTTCTACCCGCTGATGCAGGGATATGACTCGGTAGCACTCGAGACCGATGTGGAGCTCGGCGGAACGGATCAAACCTTCAACTTGCTGATGGGGCGGGTGCTTCAGAAGGAATACGGCAAGTCGCCGCAGGTCGCCATCACGACACCGCTTATTGAAGGTCTGGATGGCGTGCAGAAGATGAGCAAAAGTTTGGGCAACTATATCGGCATCGATGAAGAGCCGAATCAAATTTATGGCAAGGCCATGTCGGTACCAGACGAGCTGATGGTGAAATACTACGAGCTTGCAACCGATTTGTCCAATGAGCAGCTGGAGGACCTTCGTCAAGGGCTTGCGAACGGCACGATGCATCCGCGCGATGCAAAAATGCAGCTGGCCCGCATCTTCGTAAGGATGTACCATGGCGAACAGGCAGCTGAAGAGGCGGAGCAGCACTTCATTACGGTGTTCCAGCAGCGTGCGCTGCCGGAGGATATCGAGGAAGCGGCCGTTCCGGCAGGGGAACTGGATAACGGACGGATTCGCATTGTGAAGCTGCTGACGCTTCTTGATCTGCAGTCTTCGGGAAGCGAAGCGAGACGCAGCATCCAGCAAGGAGCCGTCAAGATTAATGAAGAGAAATTCACCGATCCGAACGCGGAAGTCGTGCCGAATACCGGAGACGTCCTCCAGGTAGGCAAACGAAAGTTCGTTAAACTGAGGGTTGACGCGTAG
- the acsA gene encoding acetate--CoA ligase: MENMNQERLPATATGSNMTNYEEAYNQFDLAQIEQHFSWHATGKVNMAYEAIDRHVEQGRGDKIALYYSDNQRDESYTFEQISKQSNRFANVLRNRGIGKGDRVFIFMPRTPELYFSLLGIVKVGAIVGPLFEAFMETAVKDRLQDSGAVAIVTTPALLPRILRSELPELKHIFVVGDDVPQEEGIIDFKAEMESVSDEAEIEWLGREDGLIIHYTSGSTGKPKGVFHVQNAMIQHYYTGRVVLDLQPDDIYWCTADPGWVTGTSYGIFAPWLNGATNVIRGGRFSPQDWYNTLQKYRVTVWYSAPTAFRMLMGAGDDVVNQYDLTSLRHVLSVGEPLNPEVVRWGQKVYNQRIHDTWWMTETGGQLICNYPCMEIKPGSMGRPVPGVQATILDDAGNELPPYRMGNLAIKTPWPSMMRTIWNNPAKYEEYFVIPGWYISGDSAYKDEEGYFWFQGRIDDVINTAGERVGPFEVESKLVEHPAVAEAGVIGKPDPMRGEIIKAFVALREGYTPSDELKADITQFVKVGLSAHAAPREIEFKDKLPKTRSGKIMRRVLKAWELNLPTGDLSTIED; encoded by the coding sequence ATGGAAAATATGAATCAAGAACGGTTACCGGCAACGGCTACCGGCTCCAACATGACGAACTACGAAGAAGCGTATAATCAGTTTGACCTCGCTCAGATCGAGCAGCACTTTTCTTGGCATGCAACGGGAAAGGTTAACATGGCTTATGAAGCCATCGACCGTCATGTAGAACAAGGGCGCGGCGATAAAATTGCGCTTTACTATAGTGATAACCAGCGTGACGAATCATACACCTTCGAGCAGATCTCCAAACAATCGAATCGGTTTGCCAATGTACTGCGCAATCGCGGCATCGGGAAGGGCGATCGCGTATTTATTTTTATGCCGCGGACGCCAGAGCTTTATTTCAGCCTTCTCGGCATCGTCAAGGTCGGCGCTATTGTCGGCCCGCTATTCGAAGCATTCATGGAAACGGCCGTCAAGGACCGTCTGCAGGACAGCGGAGCGGTGGCGATCGTAACGACACCGGCACTTCTGCCCCGTATTCTGCGGAGCGAGCTTCCTGAATTGAAGCATATTTTTGTTGTTGGCGACGATGTGCCTCAAGAGGAAGGCATCATCGATTTCAAGGCCGAGATGGAGAGTGTCTCGGATGAAGCCGAGATCGAGTGGCTAGGCCGCGAGGATGGACTGATTATTCACTATACGTCAGGTTCTACCGGCAAGCCTAAAGGTGTCTTCCACGTTCAGAATGCCATGATCCAGCATTACTATACAGGTCGCGTCGTGCTTGACCTGCAGCCTGACGATATCTACTGGTGTACGGCCGATCCAGGATGGGTAACGGGCACCTCGTACGGCATTTTTGCGCCTTGGTTGAATGGGGCTACCAACGTGATCCGCGGCGGCCGGTTTAGCCCTCAGGACTGGTACAATACGCTGCAGAAGTATCGCGTGACGGTCTGGTACAGCGCACCGACAGCCTTCAGGATGTTGATGGGCGCAGGCGACGATGTCGTCAATCAATACGATCTAACCAGCTTGCGGCATGTTCTAAGCGTAGGCGAGCCGCTTAATCCCGAAGTCGTTCGTTGGGGACAGAAAGTGTATAACCAGCGTATTCATGACACATGGTGGATGACGGAGACCGGCGGTCAATTGATCTGTAACTACCCATGTATGGAAATCAAGCCGGGTTCGATGGGGCGTCCCGTACCTGGCGTTCAAGCGACTATTCTTGACGATGCGGGCAACGAGCTTCCCCCATATCGGATGGGCAACTTGGCGATCAAGACGCCGTGGCCGTCCATGATGAGAACCATATGGAATAATCCGGCTAAATACGAAGAGTACTTCGTTATTCCAGGATGGTATATTTCCGGGGATTCGGCTTATAAGGACGAGGAAGGCTACTTCTGGTTCCAGGGCCGCATCGATGATGTCATCAACACCGCCGGCGAACGTGTAGGTCCTTTCGAGGTTGAGAGCAAGCTGGTCGAGCATCCGGCTGTCGCAGAAGCGGGTGTAATCGGGAAGCCCGATCCGATGCGGGGCGAAATCATTAAAGCTTTCGTGGCACTTCGTGAAGGATACACGCCTTCGGACGAGTTGAAAGCCGACATCACGCAATTCGTTAAGGTCGGACTGTCAGCCCATGCCGCTCCTCGCGAGATCGAATTTAAAGATAAGCTGCCTAAGACGCGCAGCGGCAAAATTATGCGCCGTGTTCTGAAGGCATGGGAGCTTAACCTGCCGACAGGGGATCTTTCAACAATCGAAGATTAG
- a CDS encoding NfeD family protein, whose protein sequence is MEALFWSCLVGGVLFAVVSVIFGDWLSMALDGMLDFLSFDGHHWLQPMSIVGGITVFGGTGLLLHRYSPLGSAAIIVLSILIAIAAAILVYYLYIRPMERSENSTGYSMKELTGAIAEVLVPVPIGGYGEVMIKVGAGRTNHIAASYEGENIPAGTRVVVVDVKDGAVMVSKLDM, encoded by the coding sequence ATGGAAGCGTTATTTTGGTCTTGTTTGGTCGGAGGCGTTCTGTTCGCGGTCGTAAGCGTCATATTTGGGGATTGGCTAAGCATGGCTTTGGACGGCATGCTCGATTTTCTCTCCTTTGACGGTCATCATTGGCTGCAGCCTATGTCGATTGTCGGCGGCATTACCGTATTCGGTGGAACGGGTCTGCTGTTGCACCGCTACAGTCCGCTGGGCAGCGCTGCAATAATCGTCCTGTCCATCCTTATCGCAATCGCAGCCGCAATTCTCGTCTATTACCTCTACATCAGGCCGATGGAAAGAAGCGAGAACTCGACGGGCTATTCGATGAAGGAACTGACAGGGGCAATCGCAGAGGTTCTCGTGCCGGTGCCGATCGGAGGTTATGGCGAAGTCATGATCAAGGTAGGGGCAGGCCGAACCAATCATATTGCCGCAAGCTATGAAGGCGAGAATATCCCGGCAGGAACGCGTGTTGTCGTCGTGGATGTGAAGGATGGAGCGGTCATGGTGTCGAAGCTCGACATGTAA
- a CDS encoding acetoin utilization protein AcuC, which yields MTANAVFIHHPGTARYQFNVDHPFHPHRLTLTLDLLESAGALDAADRIEPEPADESMLALVHRDDYMKAVKQLSADRPDPEWVIQAERYGLRSEDTPFFPGMHEAAMAVVSGSVCAADLVMSGQALHAYHMAGGLHHAFPDRGSGFCVYNDAAIAISHIRKRYGARVLYIDTDVHHGDGVQWTFYNDPDVCTYSIHETGKFLFPGTGYVYERGNEHGRGAAVNVPVEPYTEDDSWLESFQTSIEKITAAFKPDIIVSQHGCDAHAFDPLSHTYCSMRIYQAMPAIIHRLAHKHAGGRWVAVGGGGYDMWRVVPRAWALVWLEMTDHPLAAKLAEAGANEPLPQTWRSHWSGLSPDELPEYWLDDTSTWPAMPRRNEIEEKNRQTTNLAIQEH from the coding sequence ATGACGGCTAATGCCGTATTTATCCATCATCCGGGAACTGCCCGGTATCAATTCAATGTTGACCATCCCTTTCATCCGCACAGGCTGACGCTGACGCTCGATTTGCTCGAGTCCGCGGGCGCGCTGGATGCAGCCGATCGTATCGAACCCGAGCCGGCGGATGAAAGCATGCTCGCACTCGTCCACCGTGACGACTATATGAAAGCGGTTAAACAGTTAAGCGCCGACCGTCCGGACCCGGAATGGGTGATCCAGGCGGAGCGTTATGGACTGCGCTCCGAGGATACTCCTTTCTTCCCGGGCATGCACGAGGCCGCTATGGCCGTTGTAAGCGGCTCTGTATGTGCGGCGGACCTGGTTATGTCCGGACAGGCTCTGCACGCTTACCACATGGCTGGAGGCCTTCACCACGCGTTTCCTGACCGCGGCTCGGGCTTCTGCGTCTATAATGACGCCGCTATCGCTATTTCACATATCCGCAAGCGATACGGGGCTCGGGTGCTTTATATCGATACAGACGTTCATCACGGGGACGGCGTGCAGTGGACCTTTTACAATGACCCGGACGTCTGCACGTATTCCATTCACGAAACCGGCAAGTTTCTGTTTCCCGGGACCGGTTATGTATACGAACGAGGCAATGAGCATGGACGCGGAGCCGCGGTCAACGTCCCCGTAGAGCCGTACACCGAGGACGACTCATGGCTGGAAAGCTTTCAGACCTCGATCGAGAAAATAACGGCTGCGTTCAAACCGGACATCATCGTCAGCCAGCATGGCTGTGATGCGCATGCATTCGATCCGCTGTCTCATACCTATTGCAGCATGAGGATCTATCAAGCCATGCCGGCCATCATACATCGGCTTGCCCATAAGCACGCAGGCGGCCGTTGGGTTGCCGTCGGCGGCGGAGGCTATGACATGTGGCGGGTCGTTCCGCGCGCCTGGGCGCTGGTCTGGCTTGAGATGACAGACCATCCCTTGGCGGCTAAGCTCGCTGAAGCAGGCGCTAACGAACCGCTGCCCCAAACGTGGAGATCGCATTGGAGCGGACTGAGTCCGGACGAGCTTCCCGAATATTGGCTCGACGATACGTCAACTTGGCCGGCGATGCCAAGGCGCAATGAAATCGAAGAGAAGAACAGACAGACGACGAATCTGGCCATCCAAGAGCATTAA
- a CDS encoding GNAT family N-acetyltransferase, with the protein MEHRKIMHAERLPYDGREIIIEGPIPPDALSRLALHPDLDAFRRPAEQHKALIEIAELEEGRIIAARDGETIVGYVTFHYPDELETWSEGGMDDLIELGAIEVADSYRSLGLGKRMIRTAFAGDQLENAIVYTTEYYWHWDLEGTKMNVWEYRSMMEKLMQSVGMVWFATDDPEICAHPANCLMVRIGKHVPLSSVEQFDRVRFRQRFMY; encoded by the coding sequence TTGGAACATCGCAAAATCATGCATGCAGAACGTCTGCCTTACGACGGCCGGGAAATCATCATCGAAGGACCGATTCCTCCGGATGCCCTGTCACGCCTTGCTCTCCATCCGGATCTGGACGCTTTTCGCAGGCCGGCTGAGCAGCATAAAGCGCTTATCGAGATCGCAGAGCTCGAGGAAGGGCGCATCATTGCAGCACGGGACGGAGAGACGATCGTGGGCTATGTCACGTTTCACTATCCGGACGAGCTGGAGACCTGGTCTGAAGGCGGTATGGACGATTTAATCGAGCTCGGCGCGATAGAAGTAGCGGACAGCTACCGGTCGCTGGGACTTGGCAAACGAATGATTCGCACTGCATTTGCCGGCGATCAGCTGGAGAATGCGATCGTGTATACAACGGAATATTATTGGCATTGGGATTTGGAAGGCACCAAGATGAACGTATGGGAATACCGGTCCATGATGGAGAAATTGATGCAGTCCGTCGGCATGGTTTGGTTTGCGACAGACGATCCCGAGATCTGCGCACATCCCGCTAACTGCTTAATGGTGCGCATTGGCAAGCACGTGCCGCTGTCGTCTGTCGAGCAGTTTGACCGCGTACGATTCAGACAACGATTCATGTACTAG
- the ytxJ gene encoding bacillithiol system redox-active protein YtxJ yields MEQIRNLMTLDQWEEAYASSQDRPLLIFKHSTHCPTSAGAFEELSNWVEDAEQSALNCVLVLVVENRVVSEAISAKLSLKHESPQTILVENGKVVWHASHWRITYSTLDEHLGHHCEK; encoded by the coding sequence ATGGAACAGATTCGCAATCTGATGACGTTAGACCAGTGGGAAGAAGCTTATGCCTCATCGCAAGACAGGCCGCTGCTCATCTTCAAACACAGCACGCATTGTCCAACGAGCGCCGGCGCATTCGAGGAATTGTCGAATTGGGTCGAGGATGCGGAGCAGTCGGCATTGAATTGCGTTCTCGTCCTCGTTGTAGAGAACCGGGTGGTGTCAGAAGCCATTTCTGCGAAATTATCGCTGAAACATGAGTCGCCTCAGACGATTTTGGTGGAGAACGGAAAAGTGGTTTGGCATGCTTCGCATTGGCGCATAACGTACTCGACATTAGACGAACATCTCGGGCATCATTGCGAAAAGTAA
- a CDS encoding transglycosylase domain-containing protein: MDEEREQNANGYSRWRTFGLVTLITVKWLFIFGLLIGLLTGGIVTGYVASFVKDEPIRSSAEIEAKVNENAITGFVYFNDGITPVGQLRTEEDRRLIEYEDLPDFVIDAVLATEDNNFDKHIGVDINGLGRAVKQKLFNEDTQTGGSTLTQQLARRVFLNLDKTDSRKVKEIFLALRLERFLTKDQILTAYLNKVPFGTGANGYNLYGIKAAAKGIFNITDLNKLHIAQAAYLAGLPQRPSAYTAFTSKGKFNEKGFQLAMDRQKTVLGRMLETNRITPAQYDEAIKFDIRATLAKPVQKAYSTFPFLMLEAERQAAEILVLQKYPNMTLPEVRNKENSAKLAEAREELLRGGYRIHTTIDKRIYNMMQEIGSNPENFTPDSKEKGVEQIGAIMLDHKTGAIIGMLEGRDFYLEQMNHATQMTRQPGSTMKPIAAYLPALEKGLVQPGSILDDTTMVLKDGQKGFHIPKNSTNKYYGLVTAREALNRSLNMPALKLYNDKVTISEAWKFSRKLGITTIKPEDEYAQTGVIGGLSIGVTVEELTNAYGAIANKGIMNDAYMISKITDSKGNVVYQHENRPLRVFSERTAYLMTDMLRTVISDPSGTAHALTSRFKNYGKIPIVGKTGSTSSYGDVWFMGYSPDITLGVWAGYEKQAHTLSKDGRTRARNIWTLIMNKATAERPELFPTKEFAKPEGIVKATVSSVSGKLPTDLTREMGKLVTDIFNKDFLPKERDDALAKMAYIPYNGVNYIPKPTTPSDMVREQIVIKREKPLDVLMQEIEKAQSSMSAKSRRPLSFYLPRDASKDAPSKTDPRVDDGRAPSAPSNVRIEPVSGQSAYRISFSSSPEKDVVGYRLYRSLNQSGYANVGSPVLTGEDTRFVNYTNGGITYTYYVTAVDVGGRESAPSAIVSSSGRMVSPDPSGPDATPGNSGDNGAATPPGDNGAVSATAPVAPVGVTAERTDIGIRVSWTANAASELVTGYQVYYSEGSKGKFKLLGTTQEARFDYVSPITSGFFRVTAVNEFGESRSSATIELK, encoded by the coding sequence ATGGATGAAGAACGTGAGCAGAACGCAAATGGATACAGCCGATGGCGGACATTTGGCCTTGTGACGCTCATAACCGTAAAATGGCTATTTATTTTCGGATTATTGATCGGTTTGTTGACAGGAGGGATAGTAACCGGCTATGTCGCCTCCTTCGTCAAGGACGAGCCGATTCGTTCCAGTGCGGAAATAGAAGCAAAAGTGAATGAAAACGCCATCACCGGTTTCGTCTATTTTAACGATGGCATTACGCCGGTGGGTCAGCTCCGAACGGAAGAAGACCGCAGGTTGATCGAATATGAGGATCTGCCCGATTTTGTCATCGATGCCGTATTGGCCACGGAGGACAACAACTTCGACAAACATATCGGTGTCGACATTAACGGCTTGGGCCGTGCCGTGAAGCAGAAGCTGTTCAACGAGGATACCCAGACCGGCGGCAGCACGCTGACGCAGCAGCTGGCCCGGCGCGTATTTCTGAACCTGGACAAGACCGACAGCCGTAAGGTGAAAGAGATATTTTTGGCCTTGCGATTGGAACGTTTCTTAACGAAAGATCAGATCTTAACGGCCTATTTGAACAAGGTGCCATTCGGCACCGGAGCGAACGGATATAACTTGTATGGCATTAAGGCGGCAGCCAAAGGCATCTTCAACATCACCGATTTGAACAAGCTTCATATCGCCCAAGCTGCTTATTTGGCAGGATTGCCGCAGCGTCCTTCCGCGTATACGGCTTTCACCAGCAAGGGCAAATTTAACGAGAAGGGCTTCCAGCTTGCAATGGACCGGCAGAAGACTGTTCTTGGCCGCATGCTGGAGACGAACCGCATCACGCCTGCACAGTACGACGAAGCCATCAAATTCGATATCCGGGCAACTCTCGCCAAGCCGGTGCAGAAAGCCTATTCCACCTTCCCGTTCTTGATGCTGGAAGCAGAGCGGCAGGCGGCGGAAATTCTGGTCTTGCAGAAATATCCGAACATGACGCTTCCCGAAGTGCGCAACAAGGAGAATTCCGCCAAGCTTGCAGAAGCGCGTGAAGAGCTGCTTCGCGGCGGATATCGAATCCACACGACCATTGATAAGAGAATTTACAACATGATGCAGGAAATTGGATCGAATCCCGAGAATTTTACGCCCGACAGCAAGGAAAAAGGCGTGGAGCAGATCGGTGCCATTATGCTTGATCACAAGACCGGCGCGATCATAGGCATGCTGGAAGGACGGGACTTCTATCTGGAGCAGATGAACCATGCCACGCAGATGACCCGCCAGCCTGGCTCGACGATGAAGCCGATCGCGGCTTATCTGCCGGCACTTGAGAAAGGTCTTGTGCAGCCGGGAAGCATCCTGGACGACACGACGATGGTTCTGAAGGACGGTCAGAAGGGCTTCCATATTCCGAAGAACTCCACTAACAAATACTATGGTCTTGTCACTGCCCGGGAAGCGTTGAACCGGTCGCTCAACATGCCGGCGCTCAAGTTGTACAACGACAAAGTTACGATTTCGGAGGCTTGGAAATTCTCGCGGAAGCTTGGAATCACCACCATTAAACCAGAGGACGAATATGCTCAAACCGGCGTAATCGGCGGCTTGAGCATCGGCGTCACGGTCGAAGAGCTAACGAACGCATACGGCGCGATCGCCAATAAGGGCATTATGAATGATGCCTACATGATCAGTAAAATTACCGATTCCAAAGGAAACGTCGTTTATCAGCATGAGAACAGGCCGCTTCGCGTCTTTTCTGAGCGGACCGCATATCTGATGACGGATATGCTGCGGACCGTCATTTCCGATCCGAGCGGTACCGCCCATGCCTTGACATCGAGATTCAAGAACTATGGCAAGATCCCTATCGTCGGCAAAACCGGCTCGACATCCAGCTATGGCGACGTCTGGTTCATGGGTTACTCGCCTGATATAACATTAGGCGTATGGGCTGGCTATGAGAAACAGGCGCATACATTATCCAAGGATGGCCGTACTCGTGCCCGGAATATTTGGACGCTTATTATGAACAAAGCAACCGCTGAGAGGCCTGAGCTGTTCCCTACCAAGGAGTTTGCCAAGCCGGAAGGAATTGTCAAAGCAACGGTGTCCAGCGTCAGCGGCAAGCTTCCTACCGATCTGACCCGGGAGATGGGCAAGCTGGTTACCGATATTTTCAACAAGGACTTCTTGCCGAAGGAACGCGACGACGCGTTAGCTAAGATGGCATACATCCCTTATAACGGCGTCAATTACATTCCGAAGCCAACGACACCTTCCGATATGGTACGCGAGCAGATCGTGATCAAGCGGGAGAAGCCTCTGGATGTGCTTATGCAGGAAATCGAGAAAGCACAGTCTTCAATGTCTGCCAAGAGCAGACGGCCGCTCAGCTTCTATTTGCCAAGAGACGCTTCTAAGGATGCACCATCCAAGACCGACCCCCGCGTCGATGATGGCAGGGCGCCTTCGGCACCTTCCAACGTCCGGATAGAGCCTGTAAGCGGTCAGAGCGCATACCGCATCTCCTTCTCGTCATCACCTGAGAAAGATGTCGTCGGTTATCGCTTATATCGTTCATTGAATCAATCGGGTTACGCCAATGTAGGCTCTCCGGTCCTGACCGGCGAGGACACACGCTTCGTCAACTATACGAACGGCGGTATCACGTACACCTATTATGTAACAGCGGTCGATGTCGGCGGTCGTGAATCGGCCCCAAGCGCAATTGTCTCATCAAGCGGCAGAATGGTTTCGCCGGATCCGTCCGGACCTGATGCGACGCCTGGAAATTCGGGAGATAACGGAGCGGCGACCCCTCCTGGCGATAACGGTGCGGTAAGCGCCACTGCTCCCGTTGCTCCAGTCGGAGTGACAGCCGAGCGTACCGACATCGGGATCCGCGTATCCTGGACGGCTAACGCCGCTTCTGAACTGGTAACAGGCTATCAGGTCTATTACAGTGAAGGAAGCAAAGGTAAATTCAAGCTATTGGGAACAACGCAAGAGGCCCGGTTCGATTACGTATCGCCAATAACGAGCGGTTTCTTCCGCGTTACGGCTGTGAACGAATTCGGTGAATCCCGTTCCTCCGCCACAATTGAATTGAAATAA